From Rhodococcus antarcticus, the proteins below share one genomic window:
- the ftsR gene encoding transcriptional regulator FtsR produces the protein MTAAGRAPRGGASIGAVLDALRPDFPDVTISKIRFLESEGLVTPGRTPAGYRQFSAADLERLRFVLTAQRDHYLPLKVIKDQLDAVDRGLEPATPLPRLPRSLTVAVAAEPSSGTPVGAGTVRVTREELLAESGVDDELLTALLTHGLVRPGEAGFFDLDAVVTARAAGALAEFGVEPRHLRAFRASADREAGLLAQIVGPVARQRDAGAHARSQELVRELSGLSVQLHSALVRTALRDALGG, from the coding sequence GTGACCGCCGCCGGCCGCGCACCACGCGGGGGCGCCTCGATCGGTGCGGTGCTGGACGCCCTGCGCCCCGACTTCCCCGACGTCACCATCTCCAAGATCCGCTTCCTCGAGTCCGAGGGGCTGGTGACCCCGGGACGCACGCCCGCCGGGTACCGGCAGTTCAGCGCCGCGGACCTCGAGCGGCTGCGCTTCGTGCTCACCGCGCAGCGGGACCACTACCTGCCGCTGAAGGTCATCAAGGACCAGCTCGACGCGGTGGACCGGGGGCTCGAGCCGGCCACGCCCCTCCCACGTCTGCCCCGCTCCCTCACGGTGGCGGTCGCCGCGGAGCCCTCCTCGGGCACCCCGGTCGGTGCGGGCACGGTGCGGGTGACCCGGGAGGAGCTGCTGGCCGAGTCCGGCGTGGACGACGAGCTCCTGACGGCCCTGCTCACGCACGGACTGGTGCGTCCGGGCGAGGCAGGCTTCTTCGACCTCGATGCCGTCGTCACCGCCAGGGCGGCCGGTGCGCTCGCGGAGTTCGGCGTGGAACCCCGGCACCTGCGCGCCTTCCGGGCCTCCGCCGACCGCGAGGCCGGCCTGCTCGCCCAGATCGTGGGGCCCGTCGCGCGGCAGCGCGACGCCGGTGCGCACGCGAGGTCCCAGGAGCTCGTGCGGGAGCTGTCCGGACTGTCGGTGCAGCTGCACTCCGCCCTCGTGCGGACCGCACTCCGGGACGCCCTCGGCGGGTGA
- the garA gene encoding glycogen accumulation regulator GarA, giving the protein MSQNDESGSVPSVETTSVFRADFLVEMERAANEGTASAEAPVSGVEALPSGSALLVVKRGPNAGSRFLLDQPMTSAGRHPDSDIFLDDVTVSRRHAEFRRDGVEFLVVDVGSLNGTYVNREPVDSAVLANGDEVQIGKFRLVFLTGPRAVADAERSAGAAGQ; this is encoded by the coding sequence GTGAGCCAGAACGACGAGAGCGGGTCCGTCCCGTCGGTGGAGACCACCTCCGTGTTCCGCGCGGACTTCCTCGTGGAGATGGAGCGCGCGGCCAACGAGGGCACGGCGAGCGCCGAGGCCCCGGTGTCCGGTGTCGAGGCGCTGCCCTCGGGCTCGGCGCTCCTGGTCGTCAAGCGCGGGCCCAACGCGGGCTCGCGGTTCCTGCTCGACCAGCCGATGACCTCGGCCGGGCGGCACCCGGACAGCGACATCTTCCTCGACGACGTGACGGTCAGCCGCCGGCACGCCGAGTTCCGCCGGGACGGCGTGGAGTTCCTCGTCGTCGACGTCGGCAGCCTCAACGGCACCTACGTCAACCGCGAGCCCGTCGACTCCGCCGTCCTCGCCAACGGCGACGAGGTGCAGATCGGCAAGTTCCGTCTCGTCTTCCTCACCGGCCCGCGCGCCGTGGCCGACGCCGAGCGCTCGGCAGGTGCGGCCGGCCAGTGA
- the gcvH gene encoding glycine cleavage system protein GcvH — protein MSDEKVPAELSYTAEHEWVQRSGETTVRVGITDYAQAQLGDVVFVQLPEVGAVAAPGGAMGEVESTKSVSDVFAPLAGTVSAVNSGLDADPELVNSDPYGAGWLVEIEAPDAASLDAALAAMLDAQGYEALTAGEH, from the coding sequence GTGTCTGACGAGAAGGTTCCGGCCGAGCTCAGCTACACCGCCGAGCACGAGTGGGTGCAGCGCTCCGGCGAGACCACCGTGCGGGTCGGGATCACCGACTACGCGCAGGCCCAGCTCGGCGACGTGGTGTTCGTCCAGCTCCCCGAGGTCGGCGCGGTGGCTGCGCCGGGTGGCGCGATGGGCGAGGTGGAGTCGACCAAGAGCGTCTCCGACGTCTTCGCCCCGCTGGCCGGGACCGTGTCGGCGGTGAACAGCGGGCTCGACGCTGACCCCGAGCTGGTCAACTCCGACCCCTACGGCGCCGGGTGGCTCGTCGAGATCGAGGCCCCTGATGCTGCCTCCCTCGACGCCGCCCTCGCCGCCATGCTGGACGCGCAGGGCTACGAGGCCCTGACCGCGGGTGAGCACTGA
- a CDS encoding DUF881 domain-containing protein yields MTDHEHRPSPVPRHAAATGTEATWTEATGTEATGTETTGTAATGTGAPPTPTGASRRSRATSTALVALLCAALGVAIVTQVKRTGSGDSLDSARPADLVVLLDNLQQREASLREEVGTLQATLGSLQTSGRGSEAALAEAQQRAQSLAVLVGTAAATGPGLTLELSDPGGAVGPDVLLDEVQELRAAGAEAMQVVGSAGDPVRIGIDTAFTGRAGSVKVNGTRIGAPYTLVVIGDPPTLAAALNIPGGVVDTVSRAGGQLVVQQQDRVEVAALRVPREPQYARPAG; encoded by the coding sequence GTGACCGACCACGAGCACCGACCCTCCCCGGTCCCCCGCCACGCAGCGGCGACCGGGACCGAGGCGACCTGGACCGAGGCGACCGGGACCGAGGCGACCGGGACCGAGACGACCGGGACCGCGGCGACCGGGACCGGGGCGCCGCCCACCCCGACCGGCGCCTCGCGACGCTCGCGCGCGACGTCCACGGCGCTGGTCGCGCTGCTGTGCGCCGCCCTCGGGGTCGCGATCGTCACCCAGGTCAAGCGCACCGGCTCGGGAGACTCGCTGGACTCCGCCCGCCCCGCCGACCTCGTGGTGCTGCTGGACAACCTCCAGCAGCGCGAGGCCTCCCTGCGCGAGGAGGTCGGCACCCTGCAGGCCACCCTCGGATCGCTGCAGACGTCGGGCCGGGGCTCGGAGGCCGCGCTCGCCGAGGCCCAGCAGCGGGCGCAGTCCCTGGCCGTCCTGGTGGGCACTGCGGCCGCGACGGGGCCCGGCCTGACGCTGGAGCTCAGCGACCCCGGGGGTGCGGTCGGCCCGGACGTGCTGCTCGACGAGGTCCAGGAGCTGCGCGCGGCCGGTGCCGAGGCCATGCAGGTGGTCGGCTCGGCGGGCGACCCCGTTCGCATCGGCATCGACACCGCGTTCACCGGGCGGGCGGGCTCGGTGAAGGTGAACGGCACGCGCATCGGTGCTCCGTACACGCTCGTCGTGATCGGGGACCCGCCCACCCTGGCCGCAGCCCTGAACATCCCCGGCGGCGTGGTCGACACGGTGAGCAGGGCGGGCGGGCAGCTCGTGGTCCAGCAGCAGGACCGGGTGGAGGTGGCCGCCTTGCGGGTGCCGCGCGAGCCCCAATACGCTCGCCCGGCGGGGTGA
- a CDS encoding small basic family protein → MIAVLALVAGVVLGLLVSPQVPELLQPYLPIAVVAALDAVFGGLRARLDGIFDAKVFVVSFVSNVVTAALVVLLGDQLGVGTQLSTAVVVVLGIRIFGNAAAIRRHLFGA, encoded by the coding sequence GTGATCGCCGTCCTCGCCCTCGTCGCCGGGGTCGTCCTGGGCCTGCTCGTCAGCCCCCAGGTGCCCGAGCTGCTCCAGCCCTACCTGCCCATCGCCGTGGTGGCGGCCCTGGACGCCGTGTTCGGCGGTCTCCGGGCGCGGCTCGACGGGATCTTCGACGCCAAGGTCTTCGTGGTCTCGTTCGTGTCCAACGTCGTCACCGCCGCGCTCGTCGTCCTGCTCGGCGACCAGCTCGGCGTCGGCACCCAGCTCTCCACCGCCGTGGTCGTGGTCCTGGGCATCCGCATCTTCGGCAACGCCGCCGCCATCCGCCGACACCTGTTCGGAGCCTGA
- a CDS encoding DUF881 domain-containing protein has product MSAPADPATAPVRRDPAPSLLTSLLSDQLDPGYAAAARLPGRRPHERAWTVFGALAVGLLLGVAAVLASAAAPDAEQVRSGLLTDVQDAQRTAEDLVSQRGALTDQADAVRSQALAGDAQGRSALQRLRTLQAAAGATAVTGPGLVVTVTDTSTNSSPSGTPGVQRGTVLDRDLQLVVNDLWASGAEAVAVGGVRLEPTSTIRQAGGAMLVDDQPVPSPFVVQAVGPAGRMQTSFVVSDAYLRLSAVAQVYGIGFTVEAADTLDLPAAVTPVVRLAVPEGPP; this is encoded by the coding sequence GTGAGCGCCCCCGCCGATCCCGCGACCGCACCGGTCCGCCGAGACCCCGCGCCGTCGCTGCTCACGTCCCTGCTGTCGGACCAACTCGACCCCGGGTACGCCGCGGCTGCCCGGCTGCCCGGACGCCGACCGCACGAGCGTGCGTGGACCGTGTTCGGGGCCCTCGCCGTGGGGCTCCTGCTCGGGGTGGCCGCCGTCCTGGCCTCCGCCGCCGCGCCCGACGCGGAACAGGTGCGCAGCGGGCTGCTCACCGACGTGCAGGACGCACAGCGCACCGCCGAGGACCTGGTGTCCCAGCGGGGTGCCCTCACCGACCAGGCCGACGCCGTCCGGTCGCAGGCCCTGGCGGGCGACGCCCAGGGCCGCTCCGCCCTGCAGCGGCTGCGCACGTTGCAGGCCGCGGCCGGGGCCACGGCCGTCACCGGTCCGGGGCTCGTGGTCACCGTCACCGACACGAGCACCAACAGCTCGCCGTCGGGCACGCCCGGGGTGCAGCGCGGCACGGTGCTCGACCGCGACCTGCAGCTCGTGGTCAACGACCTCTGGGCCTCGGGGGCCGAGGCGGTGGCGGTCGGCGGCGTGCGCCTGGAGCCCACGAGCACCATCCGGCAGGCCGGTGGCGCCATGCTGGTCGACGACCAGCCGGTTCCCTCGCCGTTCGTGGTCCAGGCCGTGGGCCCGGCCGGCCGGATGCAGACCTCGTTCGTGGTGAGCGACGCCTACCTGCGGCTGTCGGCCGTTGCGCAGGTCTACGGCATCGGTTTCACCGTCGAGGCGGCCGACACCCTCGACCTGCCCGCGGCCGTCACGCCCGTCGTCCGCCTCGCCGTCCCGGAGGGACCCCCGTGA
- a CDS encoding CDP-alcohol phosphatidyltransferase family protein has translation MAVDDAARDATELASDAPSTGTVVSDRVLTVPNALSVLRLLGVPLFLYLLLGPQADGWAIVLLVVSGATDWLDGKLARLLDQSSRLGAFLDPAADRLYVLATLVAFGVRDVVPWWVVGVLVGRDLVLAVALRSVRSRGVTVLPVHYLGKAATFCLLYAFPLLLAAQSSSTFATIARPWAYAFTVWGGGMYLWAGVLYLLQVRAVHARLPVLTRSAAP, from the coding sequence GTGGCGGTCGACGATGCCGCGCGCGATGCGACGGAGCTCGCCTCCGACGCACCCTCGACCGGCACCGTGGTCAGCGACCGCGTGCTCACCGTGCCCAACGCGCTCAGCGTGCTGCGCCTGCTCGGCGTCCCGCTGTTCCTCTACCTGCTGCTCGGGCCGCAGGCGGACGGCTGGGCGATCGTCCTGCTGGTGGTCAGCGGCGCCACCGACTGGCTCGACGGGAAGCTCGCCCGACTGCTGGACCAGTCCAGCCGGCTCGGCGCGTTCCTCGACCCCGCGGCGGACCGGCTCTACGTGCTGGCCACCCTCGTGGCCTTCGGGGTCCGTGACGTGGTGCCCTGGTGGGTGGTGGGGGTGCTTGTGGGTCGCGACCTCGTGCTCGCGGTGGCCCTGCGCAGCGTCCGCAGCCGTGGTGTGACGGTGCTGCCCGTGCACTACCTGGGCAAGGCCGCCACCTTCTGCCTGCTCTACGCGTTCCCGCTGCTGCTGGCCGCGCAGAGCAGCTCGACGTTCGCGACCATCGCCCGGCCGTGGGCCTACGCCTTCACCGTGTGGGGCGGTGGCATGTACCTGTGGGCCGGGGTGCTGTACCTCCTGCAGGTCCGCGCCGTGCACGCGCGGCTGCCCGTGCTCACCCGGAGCGCAGCCCCGTGA